From the genome of Mycetocola spongiae, one region includes:
- the lpdA gene encoding dihydrolipoyl dehydrogenase, producing MTEQNFDIVVLGGGSGGYAAALRASELGFSVALVEKDKVGGTCLHRGCIPTKALLHAAEVADVTRESAKYGIQATLNGVDMAGVTAYREGIVAKKYKGLVGLVKARKVVTIEGEGKLTSPNTVQVGDQTITGKNIILATGSYSRSLPGLEIGGRVMTSEQALELPFVPGKVAVLGGGVIGVEFASVWKSLGAEVTIIEGLPHLVPNEDETISKGLERAFRKRGIDYKLGVRFQNVTQHENGVVVTLESGDTVEAEILLVAVGRGPSTAGLGYEEVGVNMDRGFVLTDDRLRTNVPGVWAVGDIVPGLQLAHRGFQQGIFVAEEIAGLNPVIIEDINIPKVTYCDPEVASVGLSEAKAKETYGADKITSYDYNLAGNGKSEIIGTAGNVKVVRVNDGPVVGVHMIGARVGELIGEAQLVVNWEAHPEDIAPLIHAHPTQNEALGEAFLALAGKPLHTL from the coding sequence GTGACGGAGCAGAATTTTGACATCGTTGTGCTTGGTGGTGGAAGTGGAGGATACGCCGCGGCATTGCGCGCGAGCGAGCTCGGCTTCTCCGTGGCACTGGTAGAGAAGGACAAGGTCGGAGGCACCTGCCTCCACCGTGGCTGCATCCCTACCAAGGCACTGCTGCACGCAGCAGAGGTGGCCGATGTTACGCGGGAATCCGCCAAATACGGTATCCAGGCCACGCTGAACGGCGTGGACATGGCGGGCGTTACCGCCTACCGCGAGGGTATCGTGGCGAAGAAGTATAAGGGCCTGGTTGGCCTGGTGAAGGCCCGCAAGGTTGTCACCATCGAGGGCGAGGGTAAGCTCACGTCCCCGAACACCGTGCAGGTGGGCGACCAGACCATCACGGGTAAAAACATCATCCTCGCCACCGGCTCCTACAGCCGCTCGCTGCCGGGTCTGGAGATCGGCGGTCGCGTAATGACCTCCGAGCAGGCGCTTGAGCTGCCGTTTGTTCCGGGCAAGGTTGCCGTGCTCGGCGGCGGCGTCATCGGTGTGGAGTTTGCCAGCGTCTGGAAGTCCCTGGGCGCCGAGGTGACCATCATCGAGGGTCTCCCGCACCTGGTCCCCAATGAGGACGAGACCATCTCCAAGGGTCTGGAGCGCGCGTTCCGCAAGCGCGGCATCGACTATAAGCTCGGCGTTCGCTTCCAGAACGTCACGCAGCACGAGAACGGCGTGGTTGTCACGCTGGAAAGCGGCGATACCGTGGAGGCAGAGATTCTTCTTGTCGCCGTGGGCCGTGGCCCCTCGACCGCCGGTCTTGGCTATGAGGAGGTCGGCGTGAACATGGATCGTGGATTTGTCCTCACCGATGACCGCCTGCGCACCAATGTTCCGGGCGTCTGGGCCGTGGGCGATATCGTCCCGGGCCTGCAGCTGGCACACCGCGGTTTCCAGCAGGGAATCTTTGTGGCCGAGGAGATCGCCGGACTGAACCCCGTGATCATCGAGGACATCAACATCCCCAAGGTCACCTATTGTGACCCCGAGGTTGCCTCGGTTGGCCTCAGCGAGGCCAAGGCCAAGGAAACCTACGGCGCCGATAAGATCACGAGCTACGACTATAACCTCGCCGGAAACGGCAAGAGCGAGATCATCGGCACCGCCGGAAACGTGAAGGTTGTTCGCGTAAACGATGGTCCCGTGGTGGGCGTTCACATGATTGGCGCCCGCGTGGGCGAGCTGATCGGTGAGGCCCAGCTGGTTGTTAACTGGGAGGCGCACCCCGAGGACATCGCTCCTCTCATTCACGCGCACCCCACGCAGAACGAGGCCCTCGGCGAGGCGTTCCTCGCCCTGGCCGGCAAGCCGCTGCACACGCTCTAA
- a CDS encoding leucyl aminopeptidase: protein MTVPVLSISSASALESTADVLVLAAYGSGENLTLLAPAGYEAVADLLAPLAISGAADQLVRVPSVVGAAGAIAVIGLGAKRTVDSLRDAAGSAVRQLAGVAHVAIGFPVDTAAELDAVVEGAAFGSYAFTDYRGASLPEQKSQVATVSFHSTVGTEESREQAVTRAAAVAEAMALVKDLVNTPANDMYPESLVLAAAQAAEGLPLEFTVWDEEALAVDGFGGIAGVGQGSERGPRLVKISYTPSGASQHLALVGKGITFDTGGLSLKPANSMLGMKFDMAGAASVLAVLIAAAELALPVRLTGWLCLAENMPSGKAIRPGDILTIRGGRTIEVTNTDAEGRLVLADGLVAAGEEQPDAIVDIATLTGAAIVALGNRYTGLMGDEALVEQIVSSAKDAGEPVWPMPLPAELRKVLNSSVADMMNSNVNDRQAGMLVAGLFLKEFATPRADGSGETIPWAHLDIAGPSDNGGAPYGFTGTGATGSGVRVLLGLAEEYSRK, encoded by the coding sequence ATGACCGTTCCAGTATTAAGTATTTCTTCCGCGTCCGCTCTTGAATCCACCGCAGATGTTCTTGTCCTCGCAGCCTATGGCTCGGGCGAGAACCTGACCCTGCTGGCCCCGGCCGGCTATGAGGCCGTCGCCGACCTGCTGGCCCCGCTCGCGATCAGCGGTGCCGCCGATCAGCTGGTGCGTGTTCCCTCCGTGGTGGGAGCCGCCGGCGCAATTGCGGTCATCGGGCTCGGTGCCAAGCGCACCGTGGACTCGCTGCGCGATGCCGCAGGTTCCGCCGTGCGCCAGCTCGCCGGTGTGGCCCATGTTGCAATCGGCTTCCCGGTGGATACCGCCGCCGAGCTCGACGCCGTGGTGGAGGGTGCCGCCTTCGGAAGCTACGCGTTCACCGATTATCGCGGGGCCTCGCTGCCCGAGCAGAAGAGCCAGGTGGCCACTGTCAGCTTCCACTCCACCGTGGGTACCGAGGAATCTCGCGAGCAGGCCGTCACCCGCGCCGCCGCGGTGGCCGAGGCCATGGCCCTGGTCAAGGACCTCGTAAACACCCCCGCCAATGACATGTATCCCGAGAGCCTCGTGCTCGCCGCCGCCCAGGCGGCCGAGGGCCTGCCGCTGGAGTTCACCGTCTGGGACGAGGAGGCCCTCGCCGTGGACGGCTTCGGCGGGATCGCCGGCGTGGGCCAGGGTTCCGAGCGCGGACCCCGCCTCGTGAAGATCAGCTATACCCCCAGCGGCGCCTCGCAGCACCTCGCTCTCGTGGGTAAGGGCATCACGTTTGACACGGGTGGCCTCTCGCTCAAGCCCGCCAACTCCATGCTCGGCATGAAATTTGATATGGCCGGTGCCGCCTCGGTGCTCGCCGTGCTGATCGCCGCCGCCGAGCTGGCCCTGCCCGTGCGCCTGACCGGCTGGCTCTGCCTCGCCGAGAACATGCCCTCGGGTAAGGCCATCCGTCCCGGCGATATCCTCACCATTCGTGGGGGTCGCACCATCGAGGTCACCAATACCGACGCCGAGGGCCGCCTGGTTCTTGCCGATGGCCTCGTGGCCGCGGGCGAGGAACAGCCCGATGCGATCGTGGATATCGCCACCCTCACCGGTGCCGCCATCGTGGCCCTGGGCAACCGCTATACCGGCCTGATGGGTGATGAGGCGCTCGTGGAGCAGATTGTGTCCAGCGCCAAGGACGCAGGCGAGCCCGTCTGGCCGATGCCGCTGCCCGCCGAGCTGCGCAAGGTCCTGAACTCCTCGGTGGCCGATATGATGAACTCCAATGTGAACGATCGCCAGGCCGGAATGCTGGTCGCGGGCCTGTTCCTGAAGGAATTTGCCACGCCGCGCGCCGATGGCTCGGGCGAGACCATTCCGTGGGCACACCTCGATATCGCGGGCCCCTCGGATAACGGTGGGGCTCCGTATGGCTTCACGGGTACGGGCGCAACCGGTTCCGGTGTGCGTGTCCTGCTCGGACTTGCCGAAGAATATTCGCGTAAGTAG
- a CDS encoding proteasome assembly chaperone family protein, whose product MSDSDRLYRFLLDPEEVPRGLDLVVALTGYSDAGGASGQFLDYAREQIDSEPLAIFENDRLLDYRARRPVVTFDEDHLTDYTPARLQLSLAADDLSQPFLLLTGYEPDFRWEEFIESVLTLIDRLGVARTTWVHAIPMPVPHTRPLGVTVSGNRAELIESLSVWRPRTQLPANVLHLLEYRLAERGDEVAGLALLTPHYLADTQYPDVVVTAIDSIAAATGLILPTDELRAAGREFLVRINEQIGGNDELGRLVSTLEERYDTYMEENSPRMPFTDADGELPSADEIAAELESFLAGQPEVTGLGSGGEPEYRRPEFPPAEDTLPETPRPDTPTDPAP is encoded by the coding sequence ATGTCTGATTCCGACCGTCTTTACCGCTTCCTCCTTGACCCCGAGGAGGTTCCGCGCGGCCTCGATCTGGTCGTTGCGCTGACCGGTTATTCCGATGCCGGGGGAGCGTCCGGCCAGTTCCTCGATTATGCCCGCGAGCAGATCGATAGCGAACCCCTCGCCATTTTTGAAAACGATCGACTGCTGGACTATCGTGCGCGCCGCCCCGTTGTCACCTTTGACGAGGACCACCTGACCGATTACACCCCCGCGCGGCTGCAGCTCTCGCTCGCGGCGGATGATCTCTCCCAGCCCTTCCTTCTCCTGACCGGTTATGAGCCCGATTTCCGCTGGGAGGAGTTCATCGAGTCGGTGCTCACGCTGATTGATCGCCTGGGCGTGGCGCGCACCACCTGGGTGCATGCCATCCCGATGCCCGTTCCGCATACCCGCCCGCTGGGGGTGACCGTGAGCGGTAACCGTGCCGAGCTGATCGAGTCGCTGAGCGTCTGGCGTCCGCGCACCCAACTGCCCGCCAACGTGCTGCACCTGCTGGAGTATCGCCTCGCCGAGCGCGGAGACGAGGTGGCCGGGCTCGCCCTGCTCACCCCGCACTATCTGGCGGATACCCAGTATCCCGATGTGGTGGTGACCGCGATTGATTCGATTGCCGCCGCCACGGGCCTGATCCTGCCCACAGATGAGCTGCGTGCCGCGGGCCGCGAGTTCCTGGTGCGCATTAACGAGCAGATCGGCGGCAATGACGAACTGGGGCGGCTCGTGAGCACGCTTGAGGAGCGCTACGACACCTATATGGAGGAGAACTCCCCGCGGATGCCGTTCACCGATGCCGATGGTGAGCTGCCCTCCGCCGATGAGATCGCCGCCGAGCTGGAGTCCTTCCTGGCCGGACAGCCCGAGGTGACCGGCCTGGGGAGCGGGGGAGAGCCGGAATATCGCCGCCCCGAGTTCCCGCCGGCCGAGGATACCCTGCCGGAAACGCCGCGCCCGGATACCCCCACCGATCCCGCACCCTAG
- a CDS encoding MFS transporter, protein MNSRRSWIVFWVGVLAYMIAVLQRASLGVAGVAAVDRFDAAGAALSSMAVMQLVVYALMQIPVGVLIDRLGPRVLMLSGLALMAGGQFVLAVAPNLGIAVLGRVLVGAGDAALFVSVLRLVTSWFSGARVPTLSQWVGNIGQLGQVLSAVPFAWVLHTFGWSPAFISAGALCVLALVATLALVRDRPADSDERPRVASWGEAIAELRLALRRPGTQLGFWSHFVTQSSGTVFSLLWGYPFMVYGLGFSESMAALLLLVVVASGMVAGPILGLLSARFPYRRSNIVLGLVFVMGLLWTAVLAWPEQPPLWLLILLLVSLGAGGPGSLIGFDFARTYNPSRVLGAANGVVNVGGFSASFVIMFLMGLVIDGMSPSGAATETLYSMEAFRLAFLVQYFVVGFGVFMLFRARRRTRRYLAEDGIEVGPVWVALVAKMRRGRA, encoded by the coding sequence GTGAATTCGCGCAGATCCTGGATAGTATTTTGGGTCGGTGTCCTCGCCTACATGATCGCCGTGCTTCAGCGCGCATCACTGGGGGTGGCCGGGGTTGCCGCCGTCGACCGATTTGACGCCGCCGGTGCGGCCCTGTCGAGTATGGCGGTGATGCAGCTTGTGGTTTATGCCCTGATGCAGATCCCCGTGGGTGTGCTCATCGACCGCCTCGGGCCGCGCGTGCTGATGCTCTCCGGCCTGGCCCTGATGGCCGGCGGACAGTTTGTTCTTGCGGTGGCCCCCAACCTCGGCATTGCCGTGCTGGGCCGTGTGCTGGTGGGAGCGGGTGACGCGGCCCTGTTTGTCTCGGTCCTGCGCCTCGTGACCTCGTGGTTTAGTGGTGCCCGCGTGCCCACCCTGTCGCAGTGGGTGGGTAATATCGGCCAGCTTGGCCAGGTGCTCTCGGCCGTGCCCTTCGCCTGGGTGCTGCATACCTTTGGCTGGAGCCCGGCATTTATCAGCGCCGGCGCCCTGTGTGTTCTGGCGCTGGTCGCGACGCTCGCGCTGGTGCGCGATCGCCCGGCGGATTCCGATGAGCGCCCGCGCGTGGCCAGCTGGGGGGAGGCAATTGCCGAGCTGCGGTTGGCCCTGCGCCGCCCCGGTACCCAGCTTGGGTTCTGGTCGCATTTTGTGACCCAGTCCTCGGGTACCGTGTTTAGCCTGCTCTGGGGCTATCCGTTTATGGTCTATGGGCTTGGATTCTCCGAGTCGATGGCCGCGCTGCTACTCCTGGTGGTGGTGGCCTCGGGCATGGTCGCCGGCCCGATCCTCGGGCTGCTGAGCGCGCGCTTCCCGTATCGCCGCAGCAATATCGTGCTGGGCCTGGTTTTTGTGATGGGGCTGCTGTGGACCGCCGTGCTGGCCTGGCCCGAGCAGCCGCCGCTGTGGCTTCTGATTCTTCTCCTGGTCTCGCTCGGCGCGGGCGGCCCCGGTTCGCTGATCGGCTTTGACTTTGCGCGCACCTATAACCCCTCCCGGGTGCTGGGTGCCGCCAATGGTGTGGTGAACGTGGGTGGCTTCAGCGCGAGCTTTGTCATCATGTTCCTGATGGGTCTCGTGATCGATGGCATGTCTCCCTCCGGTGCGGCCACCGAGACGCTGTACAGTATGGAGGCGTTCCGACTGGCCTTCCTCGTGCAGTATTTTGTGGTGGGATTTGGCGTGTTTATGCTGTTCCGTGCGCGCCGCCGCACCCGCCGCTATCTGGCCGAGGATGGCATCGAGGTGGGCCCGGTCTGGGTGGCCCTCGTGGCAAAAATGCGCCGCGGCCGCGCCTAA
- a CDS encoding RNA polymerase sigma factor, translating to MATKNTQASEVTEEKTAAPAAATRKTTTTKSAAAKSAATKTVVAEADSAEAPAVKKAAAKAPAKKAPATKATAPAKKPATKRATKKDAVDEALEAADVEDVNEEEESKKKSDIPENLPKDALVLSSQDDEDEVPVYSAAITGATADPVKDYLKQIGKVALLNAAEEVELAMRIEAGLFAEDKLANEGEGMKPQLRRELTWVAKDGQRAKSHLLGANLRLVVSLAKRYTGRGMQFLDLIQEGNLGLIRAVEKFDYTKGFKFSTYATWWIRQAITRAMADQARTIRIPVHMVEVINKLARVQRQMLQDLGREPTPEELSRELDMTPEKVVEVQKYGREPISLHTPLGEDGDSEFGDLIEDTEAVVPADAVGFTMLQKQLESLLDSLSEREAGVIRMRFGLGDGMPKTLDQIGDTFGVTRERIRQIESKTMAKLRHPSRSQSLRDYLE from the coding sequence ATGGCAACCAAAAATACGCAGGCTTCGGAAGTGACCGAGGAGAAAACCGCGGCACCCGCGGCGGCAACTCGGAAAACCACAACCACGAAGTCGGCAGCGGCAAAATCCGCTGCCACCAAGACCGTGGTGGCCGAGGCGGACTCCGCCGAGGCTCCCGCGGTAAAAAAGGCCGCCGCGAAGGCGCCCGCAAAAAAGGCGCCCGCCACCAAGGCGACTGCACCGGCAAAGAAGCCGGCGACAAAGCGCGCCACCAAGAAGGACGCCGTAGACGAGGCCCTGGAAGCGGCCGATGTTGAGGATGTTAACGAGGAGGAGGAGTCCAAGAAGAAATCGGATATCCCCGAGAACCTGCCGAAGGACGCGCTGGTTCTCTCCTCTCAGGACGACGAGGATGAGGTCCCCGTCTACTCCGCGGCCATCACCGGCGCCACCGCCGACCCGGTCAAGGACTACCTGAAGCAGATCGGTAAGGTCGCGCTGCTTAACGCCGCCGAGGAGGTTGAGCTCGCGATGCGTATCGAGGCCGGCCTCTTCGCCGAGGATAAGCTCGCAAACGAGGGCGAGGGCATGAAGCCCCAGCTGCGTCGCGAGCTCACCTGGGTGGCTAAGGACGGCCAGCGCGCCAAGAGCCACCTGCTGGGTGCGAACCTGCGCCTCGTGGTCTCGCTGGCGAAGCGTTATACCGGCCGCGGAATGCAGTTCCTGGACCTGATCCAGGAGGGAAACCTGGGCCTGATCCGTGCGGTCGAGAAATTCGACTACACCAAGGGCTTTAAGTTCTCCACGTATGCCACCTGGTGGATCCGTCAGGCCATCACCCGCGCCATGGCCGACCAGGCCCGCACCATCCGTATCCCGGTGCACATGGTTGAGGTTATTAATAAGCTCGCCCGCGTGCAGCGCCAGATGCTCCAGGACCTGGGCCGCGAGCCCACCCCCGAGGAGCTCAGCCGCGAGCTGGACATGACGCCCGAAAAGGTCGTTGAGGTGCAGAAATACGGCCGCGAGCCCATCTCGCTGCACACGCCCCTGGGCGAGGACGGCGATAGCGAGTTTGGTGACCTCATCGAGGATACCGAGGCCGTGGTCCCCGCCGATGCCGTGGGCTTCACGATGCTGCAGAAGCAGCTCGAGTCGCTCCTGGACTCCCTGTCCGAGCGCGAGGCCGGAGTCATCCGGATGCGCTTTGGCCTGGGCGATGGCATGCCGAAGACGCTGGATCAGATCGGCGATACCTTCGGTGTGACCCGCGAGCGGATCCGTCAGATCGAGTCGAAGACGATGGCCAAGCTGCGCCACCCGTCCCGCTCGCAGTCGCTGCGTGACTACCTTGAGTAG
- a CDS encoding Mur ligase family protein: MTTLSRPGGAKYVLPILAGRAARFATRLRGGGSALPGLVVQKLAPNVLRDVAAGLPHGVVFILGSNGKSTTTNIMTDIVRAHGLRVFTNPSGANMPQGIASALLAETSLTGRLDADIAILEIDEGYGVVIAEQLRPRSAVILNLLVDQIYRFGEPDRVAEMFRNIANAIDGYVALNRDDNFLGKLGTELEAGGKHTVEYFGASAEALASAPHGQASARDYSDTVASARGEHPVAEVVSAEGNNAVIRFGGVDYPIVMPSRGLHYAVDVAASFTLAAHNLGEKFDIRTAIGAVQSGKTVYGRGEIMQIGDREVEILMLKNLASLQLNLDSLSYEPDSVLFAYDESSYDPSWLYNADLSKISHVDVISGPKGAFVATRLAYEGKTFDQIEPDVTKAVQIMLDGPRPASGRHTFFLDYDQMMATRKYLGYKDLEAGAA; this comes from the coding sequence GTGACTACCTTGAGTAGGCCCGGCGGCGCAAAATACGTTCTTCCGATCCTCGCCGGGCGGGCGGCACGCTTTGCCACCCGCCTGCGCGGCGGCGGAAGCGCGCTGCCCGGCCTGGTTGTGCAGAAGCTGGCCCCCAACGTCCTGCGGGATGTTGCGGCCGGCCTGCCCCACGGCGTGGTGTTTATTCTTGGCTCTAACGGCAAGTCCACCACCACCAATATCATGACGGATATCGTGCGTGCGCACGGTCTGCGGGTATTCACCAACCCCAGCGGCGCCAATATGCCGCAGGGTATCGCCTCGGCGCTGCTCGCGGAGACCTCCCTGACCGGGCGGCTTGATGCGGATATCGCGATCCTCGAGATCGACGAGGGCTATGGTGTGGTGATTGCGGAACAGCTGCGTCCGCGCAGTGCCGTGATCCTCAACCTGCTTGTGGACCAGATCTATCGCTTTGGCGAGCCCGATCGGGTGGCCGAGATGTTCCGCAATATCGCCAATGCGATCGACGGCTATGTGGCCCTGAATCGCGACGATAACTTCCTCGGCAAGCTGGGTACCGAGCTGGAGGCCGGCGGCAAGCACACCGTGGAGTATTTTGGTGCCAGCGCCGAGGCCCTCGCCTCGGCCCCGCACGGCCAGGCATCCGCCCGGGACTACTCCGATACCGTGGCCTCCGCGCGCGGGGAGCACCCCGTGGCCGAGGTGGTCTCGGCCGAGGGTAATAACGCGGTGATCCGCTTCGGCGGGGTGGACTATCCCATCGTGATGCCCAGCCGCGGACTGCACTATGCGGTGGATGTGGCGGCGTCGTTTACGCTGGCCGCCCATAACCTCGGCGAGAAATTTGATATCCGCACGGCCATTGGCGCGGTCCAGAGCGGTAAAACCGTATATGGCCGCGGCGAGATCATGCAGATCGGCGACCGCGAGGTTGAGATCCTGATGCTCAAAAACCTCGCGAGCCTCCAGCTCAACCTGGACTCGCTGAGCTACGAGCCCGATTCGGTGCTTTTTGCCTATGACGAATCCTCCTATGACCCCTCCTGGCTCTATAACGCCGATCTGTCGAAGATCTCGCATGTGGACGTCATCTCGGGCCCCAAGGGAGCGTTTGTTGCCACCCGCCTGGCCTATGAGGGTAAAACCTTTGATCAGATCGAGCCCGATGTGACCAAGGCCGTGCAGATTATGCTTGACGGTCCGCGGCCCGCGAGTGGGCGGCATACCTTCTTCCTGGACTACGACCAGATGATGGCCACCCGCAAATACCTGGGCTATAAGGATCTGGAGGCGGGAGCCGCATGA
- a CDS encoding type 1 glutamine amidotransferase, which translates to MSVAILELYSADLALNGDTGNRRALARRLELAGIEVEQRVYNRGEKLGIMPDIVVIGTGTSSAQRALAEDLAAISPQLVEWAKAGVVFLAAGAGFHLLGREIRLDDSTVLSGAGIFDITVDANAARVVTEAFGIDGQFGLLIGTENHSALTTLAAGVAPIGAVRNGVGNGDGLEGAVVGNSYGTHLHGPALVLNPVFADHLIGLAVARTGDTYVKNEKHDELDATVALAREILINKLPR; encoded by the coding sequence ATGAGTGTAGCAATCCTGGAACTCTATTCGGCCGATCTGGCGCTCAACGGCGATACCGGCAACCGCCGGGCGCTCGCCCGTCGCCTGGAACTGGCCGGTATCGAGGTGGAGCAGCGGGTCTATAACCGCGGCGAAAAGCTCGGAATCATGCCCGATATTGTGGTGATCGGTACCGGAACCTCCAGTGCGCAGCGCGCGCTGGCCGAGGATCTGGCCGCGATCTCGCCGCAGCTCGTGGAATGGGCCAAGGCCGGCGTGGTATTCCTCGCCGCCGGCGCCGGTTTTCATCTGCTGGGGCGCGAGATTCGCCTCGATGACAGCACCGTTTTGAGCGGCGCGGGCATCTTTGATATCACGGTGGACGCCAACGCGGCGCGCGTGGTCACCGAGGCCTTTGGCATCGACGGCCAGTTTGGCCTGCTGATCGGCACCGAAAACCACTCGGCACTCACGACCCTCGCGGCCGGTGTGGCCCCGATCGGTGCGGTGCGTAACGGCGTGGGCAACGGCGATGGCCTGGAGGGTGCGGTGGTGGGCAATAGCTATGGCACGCACCTGCACGGTCCCGCGCTGGTGCTGAACCCGGTTTTTGCCGATCACCTGATCGGGCTGGCCGTGGCGCGCACGGGGGATACCTACGTGAAGAATGAAAAGCATGACGAACTCGATGCCACGGTTGCGCTGGCACGCGAGATTCTGATTAATAAGCTGCCGCGCTAG
- a CDS encoding MFS transporter, producing MSFSPTAALPGSIKRWRLAIFLFSGVVGVSMASWIVRIPAVRDTINVSIAEMGLVLFGLSVGSMAGILGSAALVRARGGRQTIALGGVLAMAGMFTLALGVGSAQAVVVALGLALIGGGTGVAEIALNIEGAELERLTGRSVLPALHGSYSGGTVVGSLLGILLTWLQFPVAWHLAVVGIAGVGVMAWIVSVIPSGTGRESGAAREAGAARESRLAIWRDRRVIALGLIVLALALAEGSANDWLPLLMVDEHHVSELAGTVVYTLFAVAMTIGRFSGAALLNRFGAATVLRGSALVSAAGIALVIFSPNALIAGAAVLLWGLGAALGFPVTISAAGQSRNAVAAVAAVATAGYLAFLAGPPILGFIGEHVGLRGAMVVVLVLVAAVALLAGAARSPREDPAGEHPAG from the coding sequence ATGAGCTTTTCCCCCACCGCGGCGCTGCCCGGATCGATTAAACGCTGGCGCCTCGCGATCTTCCTGTTTAGTGGGGTTGTGGGGGTGAGTATGGCCTCCTGGATCGTGCGGATCCCGGCCGTGCGCGACACGATTAACGTCTCGATTGCCGAGATGGGCCTGGTGCTGTTTGGCCTCTCCGTGGGGTCGATGGCGGGGATCCTCGGTTCGGCGGCCCTGGTGCGTGCCCGCGGCGGCCGACAGACCATCGCCCTGGGCGGCGTGCTCGCGATGGCCGGCATGTTTACCCTCGCTCTGGGCGTGGGGAGCGCACAGGCCGTGGTGGTCGCGCTGGGGCTGGCGCTGATCGGGGGCGGAACCGGGGTGGCCGAGATCGCCCTGAATATCGAGGGTGCCGAGCTGGAGCGGCTCACCGGGCGCTCGGTGCTCCCCGCGCTACACGGATCCTATTCCGGCGGCACCGTGGTGGGCTCGCTGCTGGGTATCCTGCTCACCTGGCTCCAGTTTCCCGTGGCGTGGCACCTGGCCGTGGTGGGTATCGCCGGGGTCGGCGTGATGGCCTGGATTGTGAGCGTGATTCCGTCGGGAACCGGGCGCGAGAGCGGCGCTGCCCGGGAGGCCGGGGCGGCGCGCGAATCGCGCCTCGCGATCTGGCGCGACCGCCGCGTAATCGCGCTGGGCCTGATCGTGTTGGCGCTCGCGCTGGCCGAGGGTTCCGCAAATGACTGGCTGCCCCTGCTGATGGTGGATGAACACCACGTGAGCGAGCTCGCGGGCACGGTGGTCTATACGCTATTTGCCGTGGCGATGACCATCGGTCGTTTCTCCGGGGCCGCGCTGCTCAACCGCTTCGGTGCGGCCACCGTGCTGCGCGGCAGTGCGCTGGTATCCGCCGCGGGAATCGCGCTTGTAATCTTCTCCCCGAACGCGCTGATTGCGGGCGCCGCGGTCTTGCTCTGGGGGTTGGGTGCCGCACTGGGCTTCCCGGTCACGATCTCGGCCGCGGGCCAGTCCCGCAACGCGGTTGCGGCCGTTGCGGCGGTGGCCACCGCGGGCTATCTGGCATTCCTGGCCGGACCGCCGATCCTCGGCTTTATCGGCGAGCACGTGGGGCTGCGCGGGGCGATGGTGGTTGTGCTGGTGCTGGTGGCCGCCGTGGCGCTGCTCGCGGGCGCCGCGCGCAGCCCGCGCGAGGACCCGGCGGGGGAGCACCCCGCCGGATAG
- a CDS encoding nucleoside deaminase, whose translation MSEHDKTQAAPSERDLAFLRDAISLAERARESGRHPFAAIVVSAEGEPVAARGNNSMPPEGDPTQHAELTAAAAACGVLSPEQLALATLYTSAEPCVMCTGAVYWTGIGRIVYALSETRLLELTGDNPENPTFSLPCREVLAHGQRDIEVLGPLLEDEAATVHLGFWDR comes from the coding sequence ATGTCTGAACACGATAAAACGCAGGCCGCACCGTCCGAGCGGGACCTGGCATTTTTAAGGGACGCCATTAGTCTCGCGGAGCGGGCGCGCGAAAGCGGACGCCATCCGTTTGCGGCCATTGTGGTGAGTGCCGAGGGTGAACCCGTCGCGGCACGCGGCAATAACTCGATGCCTCCCGAGGGTGATCCCACGCAGCACGCCGAGCTCACGGCCGCCGCCGCGGCCTGCGGCGTGCTGAGCCCCGAGCAGCTGGCCCTGGCCACGCTCTATACCAGCGCCGAACCCTGCGTGATGTGCACGGGTGCGGTCTATTGGACGGGCATCGGCCGCATCGTTTATGCACTCTCCGAGACCCGGCTACTGGAGCTCACGGGCGATAACCCCGAAAATCCCACATTCTCGCTGCCCTGCCGCGAGGTCCTCGCCCACGGCCAGCGCGATATCGAGGTGCTGGGCCCGCTGCTTGAGGACGAGGCGGCCACCGTGCACCTCGGGTTCTGGGACCGCTAG
- a CDS encoding DUF7455 domain-containing protein produces MSQITGSTTDVVDAPTLTAADRCDSCGAQAYIRVTLATGELMFCAHHGKKYQEKLTAMASNWQDESARLTESRA; encoded by the coding sequence ATGTCACAGATCACCGGAAGCACAACCGACGTGGTGGATGCGCCGACGCTGACCGCGGCCGACCGCTGCGATAGCTGCGGAGCCCAGGCCTATATTCGGGTCACCCTGGCGACCGGAGAACTCATGTTCTGCGCTCACCACGGCAAGAAGTACCAGGAGAAGCTCACAGCCATGGCCTCCAACTGGCAGGATGAATCGGCCCGACTCACGGAGTCGCGCGCCTAA